A region of the Microbacterium sp. SL75 genome:
GATATCGTGGTGGTCGGAACCGGTGCCGGCGGCGCCCCCCTCACCGCCGAGCTGGCGCGCAAGGGACTCACCGTCGTGGCGCTGGAGGCGGGGCGGCACTTCTCGCTCGACGACCTCACCCCCGACGAGACCGAGGCCGTCGAGATCAACTGGATGTCGGAACGACTCAGCGGCGGCAACGACCCCACGGCCTTCGGCCCGAACAACAGCGGACGCGGCGTCGGCGGCTCGATGCTGCACTGGGGCGCGTTCACCCCGCGCCCGGATCGCCGCGACCTCGCGCTGCGCACCGAGTCGGGTGTGGGCCGTGACTGGCCGGTCGACCCCGACGAACTGCTCTCCTACGTCGAGCGCGTCGAGGGCGACATCGGTGTGTCCGGACCGACCCCGTACCCCTGGGATCCGTCGCGCCGATACGCCTACGCCCCGGCGAAGCGCAACGCCCCGGCGAATCTCGTCGCGAAGGGCTGCGAGGCCCTCGGCGTCCGCTGGGCCGACGCGCCCGCGGCGGTGCTCACGCGGGCACGACTGCAAGACCACCACGGCGAGCGCAGCGCCTGCGTGAACTGCGGAGAATGCCACCAGGGCTGCCGGGTGGATGCCAAGGCCTCCACCGCGAACACATATCTGCCCGCGGCGGTCGCGGCCGGTGCCGAGATCCGCAGCGAGTCGATGGTGCACGGGATCGAGCTCGACGCCCGCGGCCGTGTCGAGGCGGTCGTGTACCGCAAGGGCGGCGTCGATCGTCGCCAGCGCTGTCGCGCACTCGTCCTGGCCGGTGGGGGCGTCGAGACGCCGCGCCTGCTGCTGCACACGGGCCTGGCGAACGACAACGGCCAGGTCGGCCGCAACTTCCTCGCCCACGGCGCCACCCAGGTGTGGGGGCGGTTCGACGAGCCGGTGCGCGGGCACCGCGGATACCCCTCGTCGCTCATCAGCGAGGACATGATGCGTCCCGCCGATGCGGATTTCGCCGGCGGCTACCTCGTGCAGAGCCTCGGCGTCATGCCCCTGACCTTCTCGACCACGCTCGTGCGCGGCGGCGGCCTCTGGGGTCCCGAGCTCATGCAGCGGCTCGATCAGTCACGGTTCATGGCCGGTATCGGCATCAACGCCGATTGCCTGCCGTCGGACGACAACAGGCTCGAGCTGGTCGACGAGACCGACGAGTTCGGCATCCCCCGCGCTCGGGTGAGCTTCACCGCCGGTGAGAACGAGAAGGCGATCGACAAGCACGCCACCGCGTTCATGCTGCGGGTGATGGAGGCCGCCGGGGCTCGCGAGACCATGGTCCTCGCGCGCACCGCGCACACCATCGGCACGTGCCGCATGTCGAACGACCCGTCCGACGGCGTGGTGGACGCCGACGGGCGCTCGCACGAGATCCCGAACCTCTGGATCTGCGACAACTCGGTCTTCCCCTCCGCCATCGCGGCCAACCCCGCGCTGACGATCATGGCCCTGTCGCTGCGCACCGCCGACCGCTTCCTCGCCGCGGCCGCCGCCTGACCCGCGGCTCCGTCGTCCCCTCCCGTCGAGTGTCCAGGACACGCCGCCTCCGCCCCGCGCGAGGTGGCGTGTCCTGGACGCTCAACACCGCACCTCGCAACACGGGAGAATGGATGCCATGAAGCTCGAGCACCTCGTCCGGTTCGCCGCCCTCGCAGAGGAGCTGCACTTCCCGCGCGCGGCCGACAAGCTGCGTATCCCCCTCGCCTCGCTGTACACCACCGTCGACAAGCTCGAGGAGGAGGTCGGCCAACCCCTCGTGCAGCGCACGGCGCCCACGCGGCTGCTGCCGGCCGGTGAGCTGCTGCTCGAGGAGGCCCACCGTCGCATCGCCGATGCTCCTCCCGCGGCGCCCCGGCAGAAGGCTCCCGGCGGCGGCAAAGCGAAGGCGAACAAGGGCAAGGGCCGCGCCCCGATCGTGAAGGGCGAGCCCAAGCCCTACAAGAAGCGCCAAGGCCGCTGACTCGGCCCCCTCCCCACGCATAAACGCGATCTGCGCCCGGAAACACGTGCTGCACGCGTTTCTAGGCGTGGAAAGCGTTTCTGCGTAAGTATCGGCGGGCTCGGCGGCGTCCGCCCCGCGCCTCGGATCTTAGGCCGGGGCCGCTGCCCGGAGGCACGGTCGGCCCCGCCGGCCAAGCGCACCGGGGCCGGCGGCCGGCGCACGCTCGACGAGGCCGGACAGCGCACCGGGGCCGGGTGCCCTGACCGCTCTACAGCTCCGTGACCTGCCCCGCCTCGACGCGCCAGCGACGGTCGGTCTGCACCGCCGCAAGCATGCGTCGGTCGTGCGTGACCAGCAGCAGCGTCCCCGTGTACGACTCCAACGCCTGCTCGAGCTGCTCGATCGCCGGCAGGTCGAGGTGGTTCGTCGGCTCGTCGAGCACGAGCACGTTCACCCCGCGCGCCTGCAGCAGAGCGAGCCCCGCGCGCGTGCGCTCTCCCGGCGACAGCCCGTCGACCGGACGCGTGACGTGGTCGGCCTTGAGACCGAACTTGGCCAACAGCGTTCGCACCTCGCCGGCGTTCATCTCGGGCACGAACCCCTCGAACGTCTCCGCGAGCGCTCGCTCTCCCACGAACAGCGACCGGGCCTGGTCGATCTCGCCGATCTCGACGCTCGCGCCCAGGCTCGCCGATCCCTCGTCCGGCGTCTGACGGCCCAGGATGCCACGCAGCAGCGTCGACTTTCCGGCACCGTTCGGCCCCGTGATACCGATGCGCTCCCCCGCATTCACCTGCAGCGAGACAGGACCGAGGGTGAAGTCGCCCTGGCGGAAGACCGCGCCCGACAGGGTCGAGACGACCGAGCTCGACCGCGGTGCCGAACCGATCGTGAACTCGAGCTGCCACTCCTTGCGCGGTTCCTCGACCTCGTCGAGACGGGCGATCCGGCTCTCCATCTGGCGCACCTTCTGCGCCTGCTTCTCGCTCGATTCCGTGGCGGCCTTGCGGCGGATCTTGTCGT
Encoded here:
- a CDS encoding LysR family transcriptional regulator; its protein translation is MKLEHLVRFAALAEELHFPRAADKLRIPLASLYTTVDKLEEEVGQPLVQRTAPTRLLPAGELLLEEAHRRIADAPPAAPRQKAPGGGKAKANKGKGRAPIVKGEPKPYKKRQGR
- a CDS encoding GMC family oxidoreductase; translation: MNLEAMRTYTDDEIVDIVVVGTGAGGAPLTAELARKGLTVVALEAGRHFSLDDLTPDETEAVEINWMSERLSGGNDPTAFGPNNSGRGVGGSMLHWGAFTPRPDRRDLALRTESGVGRDWPVDPDELLSYVERVEGDIGVSGPTPYPWDPSRRYAYAPAKRNAPANLVAKGCEALGVRWADAPAAVLTRARLQDHHGERSACVNCGECHQGCRVDAKASTANTYLPAAVAAGAEIRSESMVHGIELDARGRVEAVVYRKGGVDRRQRCRALVLAGGGVETPRLLLHTGLANDNGQVGRNFLAHGATQVWGRFDEPVRGHRGYPSSLISEDMMRPADADFAGGYLVQSLGVMPLTFSTTLVRGGGLWGPELMQRLDQSRFMAGIGINADCLPSDDNRLELVDETDEFGIPRARVSFTAGENEKAIDKHATAFMLRVMEAAGARETMVLARTAHTIGTCRMSNDPSDGVVDADGRSHEIPNLWICDNSVFPSAIAANPALTIMALSLRTADRFLAAAAA